CAAGTCCTCTAGCTCTATTATAGTCAACCAGTCCATGGCATTATGGTTTATCTGGTGCTTCACAGTTCACACTGCGCCAACACACACCTTggccaacccaaaaaaaattccccACTATCTTTAGTAccttataaataaaaaccataCCCATATGATACTCTCACTCTACTGTGCTGTGCACAATAACTTGTGAAAACTTGCTCAAACCATAAAGTCATAAACCAACATTTGACATGGCAAGTATAAGCATACACTTTAGTATACTGGCCTTTTTTTGTGCCACCCTTCTCATTATTCCTTACACTTGCCTTGCTAAGTTGCCAGAAAACCATGCCGCATTGTTCATATTTGGAGACTCTCTCTTTGACGCTGGAAACAATAACTACATCAATGCCCACAAATCAGACTTCTGGCCATATGGTAGGAGCTTCTTCAAGCACCCCACTGGTCGAGGCTGCGATGGCCGGGTTGTACCTGACTTCATTggtaacattattttttttttttttcacaatttatcAATTGTGGTTTCTAATATAATTACTTAATTAGAGTTTGATTAATATGAGTGGCCACTTAACTGTGacttatgggtttttttttttttttttttggttctgtaTTTTTGCAGCTGAGTATGCAAACTTGCCATTGATCAAACCATATCTGCAGCTAGGATTTgaaaactgatgatgccgaaaaaatcaccagtgagttgtAAGCACCCCTCAAgccgaagcaacacctgcaaaaagaaaataatggacctagagagagagcaccggtgtggtgccggccaaaaaccctccaaaggtcaagttagaatcttgttcctttaaccctagagtgccagagttaagaatattgtgcgtaccttcatatttagggtttctggggtatttatattgagtggagttacctttcttttaggatacaacttccttctcaagctCCTTTctatataggagtcttctcaaacatGTATCGCAAGAATTCCAAGtgtgcacgtttgcgtggggataaagcaaaagttgatTTAAGGCATATCAAATGACACAACCTGGAATCTTCAATCAATTCGtacatgacggatactcagcaaaTTTAACCGTCACAGTCGAATCACCTACGGTGTCGATCCATCTTTATAatctccgtcccttcaagttttatAAGAATACCCGTTTCCTATTTTTATCACCTTCAAAAACTATACTGATAGGGTTAACTTTGCATCTGCTGGGGCTGGTGTTCTTCCTGAGACTCGTCCAGGAGCGGTATGTGTTCTTCTGCAATATAGATATCTACGAATTGCATTAAGGGTTCGAAAATTTGGCCAAACTTAGTTATTGATAGTAATATTGATATAGTGATTTTATAGCAATTGTTATCATTAATAAGGAAATAAAGTGAAATTTGAAACGCAAAGAACTATATATTAACTTGTCAACAAGGCATGTCTAGCCAATAGATGTGCTGCAAAGTTACCACTCCTGCTGATGTGGGTTGCCTCCCACGAGTTAAACAGGTTCATGATGTAATCAATCTGAATTTAGTTTCTGTTTAAGGAAAGTATGGCATAtgttgttcatcaaaaaattaaaaaaaacctgTCAACATATTCTAGAGCATTTATCTAGGCTGAGCTGCCTTGCTTGTTGAATGAAGTAGGCCCATGCCTCTAGAGCAAAGCAGGGCATTCTCAACATTAACAATGTTATTAATACTAACTTTGATAATAATATCTTAAACAttaatgttgatttttttatggattcaaaaataacaatgttgatttttgaaatttgcCATTTAAGATAACTAGTATATTCATTATACCTACTCAATagaattttcattctttttttgtgctttttccAGATAAACCTTGAATTGCAACTAAGCTATTTTGAGGAGGTAGAGAAGAAGTTAAAGCAGCAGCTAGGTGATGCAGCAGCCAAGAAGTTGCTATCAAAATCTGTTTACTTATTTAGCATTGGCAGCAACGATTACATGATCATCACATCATCTGTGAACCAATCCAATGTAATAACTTCTTCTTACAAGAAGAAATACGTGACAATGGTGCTTGGCAATTTCACCTCTGTGATCAAGGTAGGCTTACGTTGTCCTATGCCTAACATAATTTTGTGGATAAATAACACCTCTTTTTTCGCCCTAAACGCTGTCCAATTTCAATGTCCCCTAAATTATCAATTTGTACAATTGACACCCCAATTCATGAGAATTGTATCAATGTAACTTTGTTGTTTATATCAGGTATTAAATGATATGGAAATTATGGTTTTTATTCCAAATATTTAGAGTAATTTCATCATTATGCCTAATTTCCATCTCAGTTATGACTTAACCTCCAATTTAAAAGACAGGGATACATTGATACAAACCTCTAAAATTGAGGTATCAATCATGTAATTGATAATCTCAAATACATTGTAAATGGGGTGAATTGTggaaaaagtgtaattttcctaattttatttttactatgaAATAATAATTTACATACATACAAATAAAAGTTTCTTGCTATTATTTTTGCAGAAAGTACATAAAATGGGAGGTAGGAAATTTGGGTTCCAAAACGTGGGGCCTATAGGATGTATGCCTTTCACCAAAGCCTCATTGGGGATTACCAGTGATTGTGCCCATGAACCTTCGGTAATGGCAAAAATGCACAACATAGCCCTACCCAAACTCCTCAAGAAGATACAAAGACAGCTACCAGGTTTCAAATATGCACTATATGATTACTACACCACCCTAGCTATAAGAACACTTTACAGTACAAAATTTGGTAATCTTTCTATTCCATCAAAATTTTACCAATATCTTTGCTTATATATACCATAACTAATCCTTCTTTGTTTTCTCAATAATTATATTGGAGTAGGTTTCAAGGTTGGGAAGAGTGCATGCTGTGGCAGTGGGACATACAATGGGGAGTTCACATGTGGAGGGAAAAATGGGACAGTGAAGTATGAGTTATGCAGCAAACCCAGTGAATATGTGTGGTTTGATGCTGCACATCCAACTGAAAGTGCCAACAGACAATTAGCCAACTTATTTTGGAATGGACATCCAAAAATCACAGGGCCTTACAATCTAAAGAAGCTATTTGACATCCTGTAGAGCTGTGACATTTGGGACTGTATTATGTAGGATTGGTGATTTGGTttagagcatctccagcagATTCTCCAAAATTTTGTACTGTTTAAAGAATGAACAGTGACATTTAGCTATTACTtacctattttttcaaatacactttccaacagATTATCTATCacattctctatctcatttaaatattatttcttcatttattctttattctttttttaacaaccaCCCatcttctaacatttttttattcaatatctgTTTATTataataggaaaaaatatttgaagaatGAATAGTAGCCCATTAGATTTGATGAGCTACTGTTCATGagcaaaaaaaatccaagtatAGAGAAGTTGTTGGAGGCTAGTTTTATGGTCTCATTCTCTATTATAGGCAATATTTTGCCTTTACATATACCATTGGATATGCTCTTAGTACACTGAATAAAATCACCTCTAGTGTTACAAATATGTCTGTTGGCAAAATGTTTTCCACttttacttctcttttttttggtttttttgtcttaatcttaattttttttaatttataatattactttttatttttgaaaataagctaaattttatcattttgtcacatatttaacataaaaactaCCAAAAATTATACTCCCTTTTCACTCATAATTTGCAAATAAGTTACTGAAAACTTTGATAATGAGGCACTTAATTCATTCCAAAGTCCAAATTGTCAAAACCCAGTTGATCCAAAGCTCTAAATCCAAACTTGGCCCATTCTACAAATTTTGAGTTGGCCCAGATGGATAGGCCCAACTAGCATAGTTGTGTTTGTACTTTGTCCCATCTGTAAAATTGACAACTTTGCGTCCAGAAGATGAACAAAACACCTGCTCCATCCCATTATCAATGTTTTATTTgacaaaacaaattaataaaagaaagtaaacaTACAAGGACAACTCATACTTGTGACAGTATTTGCCCATAATCACCCTTGTTAAATGTCTTGACACTTGAAAAATGAAActgattttgttttattttagtgtttgacaaatattttatttgtattttcatttgaGAATCAATATGATTAAGGTGAATTATCAATTTCAATATTTAACCGCCAAAAATGTTGTAACTCAATTAATTAACCCTTGTAAAGCTCAAATCCTCCCTCCctcaattattgatttttttttcatgaatattTAACCCCTTATATTAAATGTGTAACAAATCAAACTTTCTATTAGTACTTTCCGTTAAACCACCTTGCACCATCGATGTGATGGCAGTGGCTGACCATCGCAAGGACCAAAGGGGGCCTTGGCCctccaaaattttttgaaaaaaattaatgattttttttttttttgggaattatcctaaataatttgaaaaaatttaaaagaaccTTATCATTTTAGCCTCCCATACTcgataatatacatatatatctaagaaagtctaaaaataaacttaatttttatttaaatagaagaataatgctagagatacaaactattttataaaaaatattacaaactgctgatatgatgagtagttattggtaaatgaaaaagtgatattaatggtaggCCTAGATGAAATTCAATAAAAGGTtggccacatcaacattttgtaaaaatattgtaaaatagattaTAATCcaaaatcatttttgtttttctttttagttcttTCATTTTCCCACTGCTACTGCAGTTTtgtgtttacaatataaaagtaaaagttcaGTGTG
The sequence above is drawn from the Castanea sativa cultivar Marrone di Chiusa Pesio chromosome 5, ASM4071231v1 genome and encodes:
- the LOC142637446 gene encoding GDSL esterase/lipase 4-like, with the protein product MASISIHFSILAFFCATLLIIPYTCLAKLPENHAALFIFGDSLFDAGNNNYINAHKSDFWPYGRSFFKHPTGRGCDGRVVPDFIAEYANLPLIKPYLQLGFKNYTDRVNFASAGAGVLPETRPGAINLELQLSYFEEVEKKLKQQLGDAAAKKLLSKSVYLFSIGSNDYMIITSSVNQSNVITSSYKKKYVTMVLGNFTSVIKKVHKMGGRKFGFQNVGPIGCMPFTKASLGITSDCAHEPSVMAKMHNIALPKLLKKIQRQLPGFKYALYDYYTTLAIRTLYSTKFGFKVGKSACCGSGTYNGEFTCGGKNGTVKYELCSKPSEYVWFDAAHPTESANRQLANLFWNGHPKITGPYNLKKLFDIL